From Methanosarcina lacustris Z-7289, one genomic window encodes:
- the surE gene encoding 5'/3'-nucleotidase SurE, with amino-acid sequence MGKQMTPKILVTNDDGVYSTGLKAAFDSVSDLGEVTISAPAVQQSGVGRSISIFEPLRITKTDVGGIPAYAVGGTPTDSVILGIFTILKQMPDLVLSGFNIGENISTDTITTSGTIGGALEAASYGVPAIAASMQVLDEGQKFDDPRDYHRERFEAGIKIVNRVARNVLRYGMPENVDLLNINIPYHAEEDTPIEITRLARKIFKTDVEERRDPRGRPYYWIAGDLIRTEEEGTDVHAIMQKGHVSITPITLDSTARIEFSEIEKYYNP; translated from the coding sequence ATGGGAAAACAGATGACCCCAAAAATTCTTGTTACCAATGACGACGGTGTTTATTCCACAGGCCTGAAAGCGGCTTTTGATAGCGTTTCAGACCTGGGGGAAGTTACAATTTCGGCTCCTGCTGTCCAGCAGAGTGGGGTCGGACGTTCAATTTCTATCTTCGAGCCTCTCCGGATTACAAAAACAGACGTTGGAGGCATACCTGCTTATGCGGTGGGCGGCACTCCAACGGATTCCGTAATTCTGGGTATCTTTACAATCCTCAAGCAGATGCCAGATCTGGTGCTTTCAGGCTTTAACATTGGAGAAAACATCAGCACGGATACGATCACCACCTCAGGGACTATCGGAGGAGCCCTTGAAGCTGCAAGCTATGGCGTTCCGGCAATTGCTGCCTCCATGCAGGTGCTTGACGAAGGGCAGAAATTCGACGACCCCAGGGACTACCACAGAGAACGCTTCGAAGCCGGGATCAAAATTGTAAACAGAGTAGCTCGAAACGTCCTCAGGTACGGCATGCCTGAAAATGTGGACCTGTTAAACATCAACATTCCCTACCATGCCGAAGAAGACACCCCCATAGAAATAACCCGTCTTGCGAGAAAGATTTTCAAAACTGACGTGGAAGAGCGGCGTGACCCGAGAGGCAGGCCATACTACTGGATTGCAGGAGACCTTATCCGCACAGAAGAAGAAGGGACCGATGTACACGCCATCATGCAGAAAGGGCACGTCTCAATAACTCCGATAACCCTGGACTCAACTGCAAGAATAGAATTTTCGGAGATCGAAAAATACTATAACCCTTAA